A single window of Taeniopygia guttata chromosome 1, bTaeGut7.mat, whole genome shotgun sequence DNA harbors:
- the KCTD4 gene encoding BTB/POZ domain-containing protein KCTD4 — protein MERKASRRENECEEKNINSESSELDKDYKTSLITLNVGGYLYITQKQTLTKYPDSFLEGIINGRIMCPFDADGHYFIDRDGLLFRHILNFLRNGELLLPEGFRENQLLAQEAEFFQLKVLSEAVKSRWEKEQLASRETTFLEITDSHDRSQGLRIFCNAPEFIAKIKSRIVLVSKSRLDGFPEEFSVSSNIIQFKYFIKSENGTRLVLKEDNTFVCTLETLKFEAIMTALKCGFRLLTSLDCSRGSIVHSDALHFIK, from the coding sequence ATGGAGAGAAAAGCAAGCAGGAGAGAAAATGAATGCgaagaaaaaaacatcaacTCTGAAAGCTCCGAGCTAGACAAGGACTATAAAACGTCTCTGATTACTCTGAATGTCGGTGGTTATCTATATATCACACAAAAACAGACACTAACCAAGTATCCAGATTCTTTTCTGGAGGGGATCATAAATGGAAGAATAATGTGCCCATTTGATGCAGATGGTCATTACTTCATAGACAGAGATGGACTCCTTTTCAGACACATCCTCAACTTCTTACGGAACGGAGAACTTCTTCTACCAGAGGGGTTTCGAGAAAATCAACTTTTGGCACAAGAAGCCGAATTCTTCCAGCTTAAGGTACTCTCAGAGGCAGTGAAATCAAGGTGGGAGAAGGAACAGCTAGCATCCCGAGAGACTACTTTCCTGGAAATAACTGACAGCCACGACCGTTCACAAGGACTTAGAATCTTTTGTAATGCTCCTGAATtcattgcaaaaataaaatccagaatTGTACTGGTGTCCAAAAGCAGGCTGGATGGATTTCCAGAGGAGTTTTCAGTATCTTCAAATATTATTCAATTCAAGTACTTCATAAAGTCTGAAAATGGTACACGACTGGTACTGAAGGAGGACAACACCTTTGTCTGCACCCTGGAAACTCTTAAATTTGAGGCTATAATGACAGCTTTAAAATGTGGATTTAGACTGCTGACTAGTCTGGACTGTTCAAGAGGGTCGATTGTTCACAGTGATGCACTGCATTTTATCAAGTAA